The Streptomyces nitrosporeus genome includes a window with the following:
- the trpB gene encoding tryptophan synthase subunit beta: MSSDFFIPDPEGLIPSAEGYFGAFGGKFIPEALVAAVDEVAVEYDKAKADPSFAAELNELMVNYTGRPSALTEVPRFAEHAGGARVLLKREDLNHTGSHKINNVLGQALLTRRMGKTRVIAETGAGQHGVATATACALFGLECTIYMGEIDTERQALNVARMRMLGAEVVAVKSGSRTLKDAINEAFRDWVANVDRTHYLFGTVAGPHPFPAMVRDFHRVIGVEARRQILERTGRLPDAAVACVGGGSNAIGLFHAFIPDPDVRLIGCEPAGHGVETGEHAATLTAGEPGILHGSRSYVLQDDEGQITEPYSISAGLDYPGIGPEHAYLKDVGRGEYRAVTDDAAMRALRLLSRTEGIIPAIESAHALAGALEVGRELGKDGLIVVNLSGRGDKDMDTAARYFGLYDGADAVVEADAADGDVEVTK, encoded by the coding sequence ATGTCGTCCGACTTCTTCATTCCGGACCCGGAGGGTCTGATCCCCAGCGCCGAGGGCTACTTCGGCGCGTTCGGTGGCAAGTTCATCCCGGAGGCGCTGGTCGCCGCCGTGGACGAGGTGGCCGTCGAATACGACAAGGCCAAGGCCGATCCGTCCTTCGCCGCCGAGCTCAACGAGCTCATGGTCAACTACACGGGCCGCCCCAGCGCCCTGACCGAGGTGCCCCGCTTCGCCGAGCACGCCGGGGGGGCCCGCGTCCTCCTCAAGCGCGAGGACCTCAACCACACCGGGTCGCACAAGATCAACAACGTGCTCGGCCAGGCGCTCCTCACCCGGCGGATGGGCAAGACCCGGGTCATCGCGGAGACCGGCGCCGGACAGCACGGTGTCGCGACCGCCACCGCCTGCGCCCTCTTCGGGCTCGAGTGCACCATCTACATGGGCGAGATCGACACCGAGCGGCAGGCGCTGAACGTGGCGCGGATGCGGATGCTCGGGGCCGAGGTCGTCGCCGTGAAGTCCGGCTCCAGGACGCTCAAGGACGCCATCAACGAGGCGTTCCGCGACTGGGTCGCCAACGTCGACCGTACGCACTACCTCTTCGGCACGGTCGCGGGGCCGCACCCCTTCCCGGCGATGGTCCGCGACTTCCACCGGGTGATCGGGGTGGAGGCGCGCCGCCAGATCCTGGAGCGCACCGGCCGGCTGCCCGACGCGGCGGTCGCCTGTGTCGGCGGCGGGTCCAACGCCATCGGGCTCTTCCACGCCTTCATCCCCGACCCGGACGTCCGGCTCATCGGCTGCGAGCCGGCCGGGCACGGGGTGGAGACCGGTGAGCACGCGGCGACCCTGACCGCGGGGGAGCCCGGGATCCTGCACGGTTCCCGCTCCTACGTCCTCCAGGACGACGAGGGCCAGATCACCGAGCCCTACTCCATCTCGGCCGGTCTGGACTACCCGGGCATCGGTCCCGAGCACGCCTACCTCAAGGACGTCGGACGCGGCGAGTACCGCGCGGTCACCGACGACGCCGCCATGCGGGCGCTGCGCCTCCTCTCCCGTACCGAGGGCATCATCCCGGCCATCGAGAGCGCGCACGCGCTGGCCGGGGCCCTGGAGGTCGGCAGGGAGCTCGGCAAGGACGGGCTGATCGTGGTCAACCTGTCCGGCCGGGGCGACAAGGACATGGACACGGCCGCGCGCTACTTCGGTCTGTACGACGGAGCGGACGCGGTCGTCGAAGCCGATGCGGCCGACGGGGACGTGGAGGTCACCAAGTGA
- the hisI gene encoding phosphoribosyl-AMP cyclohydrolase, with protein MTSTPGPAPASSLDPAVAARLRRGADGLFPAIAQQYDTGEVLMLGWMDDEALHRTLTTGRCTYWSRSRQEYWVKGDTSGHVQRVKSVALDCDADTVLVKVDQTGAACHTGDRTCFDKDVLPLTGPR; from the coding sequence ATGACCAGCACGCCCGGCCCCGCACCCGCCAGCAGTCTCGATCCGGCCGTCGCCGCCCGCCTCAGGCGCGGCGCCGACGGACTCTTCCCCGCCATCGCACAGCAGTACGACACCGGTGAGGTGCTCATGCTCGGCTGGATGGACGACGAGGCGCTGCACCGCACGCTCACCACCGGCCGCTGCACCTACTGGTCACGCAGCCGCCAGGAGTACTGGGTCAAGGGCGACACCTCCGGCCACGTCCAACGGGTGAAGTCCGTCGCCCTGGACTGCGACGCCGACACCGTCCTGGTGAAGGTCGACCAGACGGGCGCGGCCTGCCACACCGGCGACCGCACCTGCTTCGACAAGGACGTCCTGCCCCTCACCGGACCCCGGTAA
- the paaA gene encoding 1,2-phenylacetyl-CoA epoxidase subunit PaaA, translating to MTTTGPAEAPPPEPGQKHFDATIARDQRIEPRDWMPDGYRATLIRQIAQHAHSEIIGMQPEGEWITRAPSLRRKAVLLAKVQDEAGHGLYLYSAAETLGADRADLTERLIEGRQKYSSIFNYPTPTFADVGVIGWFVDGAAICNQVPLCRSSYGPYARAMVRVCKEESFHQRQGYELLMTMMRGTEAQRRMVQDAVDRWWWPSLMMFGPPDDASPNSARSMSWKIKRHSNDELRRRFVDMTVPQAAALGVTLPDPELRWNEERGHHDFGTPDWDELARVIKGDGPCNTERIRRRRAAHEEGAWVREAATAHAAKQAARDQEGAAA from the coding sequence ATGACGACGACAGGCCCCGCCGAGGCGCCGCCCCCGGAGCCCGGGCAGAAGCACTTCGACGCGACGATCGCGCGCGACCAGCGGATCGAGCCGCGTGACTGGATGCCGGACGGATACCGGGCAACGCTCATCCGGCAGATCGCCCAGCACGCGCACTCGGAGATCATCGGGATGCAGCCGGAGGGCGAGTGGATCACCCGCGCCCCCTCGCTGCGCCGCAAGGCCGTCCTGCTCGCCAAGGTGCAGGACGAGGCCGGGCACGGCCTGTACCTGTACTCGGCGGCGGAGACGCTCGGCGCGGACCGCGCCGACCTCACCGAGCGGCTGATCGAAGGCCGCCAGAAGTATTCGTCGATCTTCAACTACCCCACGCCGACCTTCGCCGACGTCGGCGTGATCGGCTGGTTCGTCGACGGCGCGGCGATCTGCAACCAGGTGCCGCTCTGCCGCAGCTCGTACGGGCCGTACGCCCGTGCGATGGTGCGGGTCTGCAAGGAGGAGTCCTTCCACCAGCGCCAGGGCTACGAACTGCTGATGACGATGATGCGCGGCACCGAGGCCCAGCGCCGGATGGTGCAGGACGCGGTCGACCGCTGGTGGTGGCCCTCCCTGATGATGTTCGGCCCGCCCGACGACGCCTCGCCCAACTCCGCCCGGTCGATGAGCTGGAAGATCAAGCGGCACAGCAACGACGAACTGCGCCGGCGGTTCGTCGACATGACGGTCCCGCAGGCGGCCGCGCTGGGCGTCACCCTGCCCGACCCCGAGCTCCGCTGGAACGAAGAACGCGGCCACCACGACTTCGGCACCCCCGACTGGGACGAGCTGGCCCGGGTCATCAAGGGCGACGGCCCGTGCAACACCGAGCGGATCCGGCGACGCCGGGCCGCCCACGAGGAGGGCGCCTGGGTGCGCGAGGCGGCCACCGCCCACGCGGCCAAGCAGGCGGCCCGCGACCAGGAAGGAGCGGCGGCATGA
- a CDS encoding HGxxPAAW family protein — MAGSSHGHTPAAWTGVIISFIGFCVAGLFMVAASPAGFWAGIGVVLLGGVVGYAMKMAGLGMPKESDETIAARNRAARAQTAS; from the coding sequence ATGGCGGGCAGCAGCCACGGACACACCCCGGCCGCCTGGACCGGTGTCATCATCTCCTTCATCGGCTTCTGCGTCGCCGGCCTCTTCATGGTGGCGGCGAGCCCGGCGGGCTTCTGGGCCGGCATCGGCGTCGTCCTCCTCGGCGGGGTCGTCGGCTACGCCATGAAGATGGCGGGCCTCGGCATGCCGAAGGAGTCGGACGAGACCATCGCGGCCCGCAACCGCGCCGCGCGGGCCCAGACCGCTTCCTGA
- the trpA gene encoding tryptophan synthase subunit alpha yields the protein MSGNRELLSDTLARTASEDRAALIAYLPGGFPTVEGGIAAVKAAVAGGADVIEVGLPHSDPVLDGPVIQTADDIALRGGVRIADILRTVREAYEATGAPILVMTYWNPVDRYGVERFTAELAEAGGAGCILPDLPVQESALWREHAEKHSLATVFVVAPSSKDERLATITAAGSGFVYAASLMGVTGTRESVGEQAQELVRRTRAAGELPVCVGIGVSTREHARQVAGFADGVIVGSAFVKRMLDAPDEAAGLEAVRALAGELAEGVRGRGV from the coding sequence GTGAGCGGCAACCGAGAACTGCTGAGCGACACCCTGGCCAGGACCGCCTCCGAGGACAGGGCCGCGCTGATCGCCTACCTGCCCGGGGGGTTCCCGACCGTCGAGGGCGGCATCGCCGCGGTGAAGGCGGCCGTCGCGGGCGGCGCCGACGTGATCGAGGTCGGCCTGCCGCACAGCGACCCGGTCCTCGACGGGCCGGTCATCCAGACCGCCGACGACATCGCGCTGCGCGGCGGGGTCCGGATCGCCGACATCCTGCGCACGGTCCGCGAGGCGTACGAGGCGACCGGTGCGCCGATCCTCGTCATGACGTACTGGAACCCCGTCGACCGCTACGGCGTGGAACGCTTCACCGCCGAGCTCGCCGAGGCGGGGGGCGCCGGGTGCATCCTGCCCGACCTGCCGGTCCAGGAGTCCGCGCTGTGGCGGGAGCACGCTGAGAAGCACTCCCTGGCCACCGTCTTCGTCGTCGCCCCGAGCAGCAAGGACGAACGGCTCGCCACCATCACCGCCGCCGGGTCCGGTTTCGTGTACGCCGCCTCCCTGATGGGCGTGACCGGAACCCGGGAGTCCGTCGGTGAGCAGGCTCAGGAGCTGGTGCGCCGCACCCGCGCGGCCGGCGAGCTGCCGGTCTGCGTGGGCATCGGCGTGTCGACCCGTGAGCACGCCCGGCAGGTCGCCGGCTTCGCGGACGGGGTGATCGTCGGATCGGCCTTCGTCAAGCGGATGCTGGACGCCCCGGACGAGGCGGCGGGGCTGGAAGCGGTCCGCGCGCTGGCGGGCGAACTCGCCGAGGGCGTGCGCGGGCGCGGCGTCTGA
- a CDS encoding anthranilate synthase component I, translated as MDLETFRKLAVDRRVIPVSRRLLADGDTPVGLYRKLADERPGTFLLESAENGRTWSRYSFIGVRSAATLTVRDGQAHWLGTPPVGVPLDGDPLHALRATAETLHTPRDLVGDEGLPPFTGGMVGYLGYDVVRRLEKITEHGGDDLRLPELTMLLTSDLAVLDHGNGTVLLIANAINHNDTDTGVDEAYADAVARLDAMERDLSRPVPNAPAALPPSELPPYTARWGGPDYQDAVEEVKERIRAGDAFQVVPSQRFETPCTASALDVYRVLRATNPSPYMYLLRFDGFDVVGSSPEALVKVEDGRAMLHPIAGTRHRGLTPQEDQALAEELLADPKERAEHLMLVDLGRNDLGRVCEPGSVEVVDFMSVERYSHVMHIVSTVTGRVADDRTAFDVLTACFPAGTLSGAPKPRALQIIEELEPTRRGLYGGCVGYLDFAGDSDTAIAIRTALLRDGTAYVQAGAGVVADSDPAAEDTECRNKAAAVLRAVHTANRLRPDGGREG; from the coding sequence ATGGATCTCGAGACCTTCCGCAAGCTCGCCGTCGACCGGCGTGTCATCCCCGTCAGCCGCCGGCTCCTCGCGGACGGCGACACCCCGGTGGGGCTCTACCGCAAGCTGGCCGACGAGCGCCCCGGCACCTTCCTCCTCGAGTCCGCCGAGAACGGCCGCACCTGGTCCCGGTACTCCTTCATCGGCGTACGCAGCGCCGCCACCCTGACCGTCCGCGACGGGCAGGCCCACTGGCTCGGCACCCCGCCCGTCGGGGTCCCCCTCGACGGGGACCCGCTGCACGCCCTGCGCGCCACCGCCGAGACCCTGCACACCCCCCGCGACCTGGTCGGCGACGAGGGCCTGCCGCCCTTCACCGGCGGCATGGTCGGCTACCTCGGGTACGACGTCGTACGCCGGCTGGAGAAGATCACCGAGCACGGCGGCGACGACCTGCGGCTGCCCGAGCTGACGATGCTGCTCACCTCGGACCTCGCCGTGCTGGACCACGGGAACGGCACGGTCCTGCTGATCGCCAACGCGATCAATCACAACGACACGGACACCGGGGTCGACGAGGCGTACGCGGACGCCGTCGCCCGCCTCGACGCCATGGAACGCGACCTGTCCCGGCCGGTGCCCAACGCCCCCGCCGCCCTCCCGCCCTCCGAGCTCCCGCCGTACACCGCCCGGTGGGGCGGCCCGGACTACCAGGACGCCGTCGAGGAGGTCAAGGAGCGCATCAGGGCCGGCGACGCCTTCCAGGTCGTCCCCTCCCAGCGCTTCGAGACCCCCTGCACCGCCTCGGCGCTGGACGTCTACCGGGTGCTGCGCGCCACCAACCCCTCGCCGTACATGTACCTCCTGCGCTTCGACGGCTTCGACGTCGTCGGATCGAGCCCCGAGGCCCTGGTCAAGGTCGAGGACGGCCGGGCCATGCTCCACCCGATCGCCGGGACCCGGCACCGCGGCCTCACCCCGCAGGAGGACCAGGCGCTCGCCGAGGAACTGCTCGCCGACCCCAAGGAGCGGGCCGAGCACCTGATGCTGGTCGACCTCGGCCGCAACGACCTGGGGCGCGTCTGCGAACCGGGCAGCGTGGAGGTCGTCGACTTCATGTCCGTCGAGCGGTACTCGCACGTGATGCACATCGTGTCCACGGTCACCGGACGCGTCGCGGACGACCGCACCGCCTTCGACGTCCTCACCGCGTGCTTCCCGGCCGGCACCCTCTCGGGCGCCCCCAAGCCCCGCGCCCTGCAGATCATCGAGGAGCTCGAACCCACCCGCCGCGGGCTGTACGGCGGCTGCGTCGGCTACCTCGACTTCGCCGGCGACTCCGACACCGCCATCGCCATCCGCACCGCCCTGCTCCGCGACGGCACCGCCTACGTCCAGGCCGGGGCCGGGGTGGTCGCCGACTCCGATCCCGCCGCCGAGGACACCGAGTGCCGCAACAAGGCGGCCGCCGTACTGCGCGCGGTGCACACGGCGAACCGGCTGAGGCCCGACGGAGGCCGTGAGGGATAG
- a CDS encoding TIGR02234 family membrane protein, which produces MEYVTAVPVPQPRTRAAAPEGAGSRRSLAAGLLLGAAGATVVLLASGQTWAEGRAAVGGGALPLSADGQDITGLPAALAVVGLAALVAVFAVRRAGRLVVAGLLALSGLGAGLSAYAGASDRGTLDEMAAQTTGNASATVQALSHTAWPYVTAAGGLLILLAGLLALRFGSRWPAMSGRYERDGTPRPRKAAPVTDPDRPEDLWKALDRGEDPTREA; this is translated from the coding sequence GTGGAGTACGTGACTGCTGTCCCCGTACCCCAGCCCCGTACCCGAGCCGCCGCCCCCGAGGGCGCCGGAAGCCGCCGCAGCCTGGCCGCGGGCCTGCTGCTCGGGGCGGCCGGTGCCACCGTCGTCCTCCTCGCCTCCGGCCAGACCTGGGCCGAGGGCCGGGCGGCCGTCGGCGGCGGTGCCCTGCCGCTCAGCGCGGACGGCCAGGACATCACCGGGCTGCCCGCGGCGCTGGCCGTGGTCGGCCTCGCCGCCCTCGTCGCCGTCTTCGCGGTCCGCAGGGCCGGCCGCCTGGTCGTCGCCGGGCTCCTCGCCCTCAGCGGGCTGGGCGCCGGCCTCAGCGCCTACGCGGGCGCCTCGGACCGCGGCACCCTGGACGAGATGGCCGCGCAGACCACCGGGAACGCCTCGGCCACCGTCCAGGCCCTCAGCCACACCGCCTGGCCCTACGTCACCGCCGCCGGGGGCCTGCTGATCCTGCTCGCGGGCCTGCTGGCCCTGCGCTTCGGCAGCCGCTGGCCGGCCATGTCCGGCCGCTACGAGCGTGACGGCACCCCCCGCCCCCGCAAGGCCGCCCCCGTCACGGACCCGGACCGTCCCGAGGACCTGTGGAAGGCGCTGGACCGCGGCGAGGACCCGACGCGCGAGGCATGA
- a CDS encoding TIGR03085 family metal-binding protein codes for MSTHAKRERLLLADLLEAAGPEAPTLCDGWRTRDLAAHVVVRERRADAAGGILLGALKNRLERVQAEFAGKPYEELIQLIRTGPPRMSPFGLKQIDEAANTVEFYLHAEDVRRAQPDWSRRELDPVFADVLWSRTEKTARVMGRRAPVGLVLRRPDGQTVVAHRGTPVVTVTGEPGELLLFAAGRQDAARVELDGDKDALARLHTAELGL; via the coding sequence ATGTCGACCCATGCGAAGCGTGAACGTCTTCTGCTCGCCGACCTGTTGGAAGCGGCGGGGCCCGAGGCCCCGACCCTGTGCGACGGCTGGAGGACCCGGGACCTGGCGGCCCACGTCGTGGTGCGTGAGCGCCGCGCGGACGCGGCGGGCGGGATCCTGCTGGGCGCGCTGAAGAACCGGCTGGAGCGGGTGCAGGCCGAGTTCGCCGGGAAGCCGTACGAGGAGCTGATCCAGCTCATCCGTACGGGGCCGCCGAGGATGTCCCCCTTCGGCCTGAAGCAGATCGACGAGGCGGCCAACACCGTCGAGTTCTACCTCCACGCGGAGGACGTGCGCCGGGCCCAGCCCGACTGGTCGCGGCGCGAGCTGGACCCGGTCTTCGCCGATGTGCTGTGGTCCCGTACCGAGAAGACGGCCCGGGTGATGGGGCGCCGCGCCCCGGTGGGCCTGGTGCTGCGCCGCCCCGACGGCCAGACGGTGGTGGCCCACCGGGGGACCCCGGTGGTGACGGTCACCGGGGAGCCCGGGGAGCTGCTCCTGTTCGCGGCCGGGCGGCAGGACGCGGCCCGGGTGGAGCTGGACGGCGACAAGGACGCGCTGGCCCGGCTGCACACGGCGGAGCTGGGTCTCTAG
- a CDS encoding DsbA family protein, producing the protein MSENSQERKRTARDRLVQQRELDRARDRRRRTLIVSAAVVGVLALAAVVGLIAANTGKDGGGGTAGPVVAPSGATGKDRLALRVGAGDAPVTLTIWEDFRCPVCAQFENAFRETVAELVDSGQVKAEYHLATIIDGNLGGSGSLRAANAAACAQDAGEFAAYHDVLYRNQPPEADDAFGDNAKLIELAGEVKGLDTPAFRDCVEDGAHDSWVEESDKAFSEGGFRGTPTVLLDGESVFPKKGDEEISVARLKKWVADAGRGKEPGRVSGTPPLS; encoded by the coding sequence GTGAGTGAGAACAGCCAAGAGCGAAAGAGAACCGCGCGTGACCGGCTCGTCCAGCAGCGTGAGCTGGACCGGGCGCGCGACCGCAGGCGCCGCACCCTGATCGTGTCGGCCGCCGTGGTGGGGGTGCTGGCGTTGGCCGCCGTCGTCGGCCTGATCGCGGCGAACACGGGGAAGGACGGGGGCGGCGGCACGGCGGGCCCGGTGGTGGCCCCGTCCGGGGCGACGGGGAAGGACAGGCTCGCCCTCCGGGTCGGGGCCGGCGACGCCCCGGTGACGCTCACCATCTGGGAGGACTTCCGCTGCCCGGTCTGCGCCCAGTTCGAGAACGCCTTCCGGGAGACCGTCGCGGAGCTGGTGGACAGCGGCCAGGTCAAGGCGGAGTACCACCTGGCCACGATCATCGACGGCAATCTCGGCGGCAGCGGCTCCCTGCGGGCGGCCAACGCCGCCGCCTGCGCGCAGGACGCGGGTGAGTTCGCCGCCTACCACGACGTCCTCTACCGGAACCAGCCCCCCGAGGCCGACGACGCGTTCGGCGACAACGCGAAGCTGATCGAGCTGGCCGGCGAGGTGAAGGGCCTGGACACCCCCGCCTTCCGCGACTGCGTGGAGGACGGCGCACACGACAGCTGGGTCGAGGAGTCGGACAAGGCGTTCTCGGAAGGCGGTTTCCGGGGGACACCGACCGTGCTGCTCGACGGGGAGTCCGTCTTCCCGAAGAAGGGGGACGAGGAGATCTCCGTCGCCCGCCTCAAGAAGTGGGTGGCCGACGCCGGCAGGGGCAAGGAGCCGGGCAGGGTGAGCGGGACCCCTCCCTTGTCCTGA
- a CDS encoding DUF2752 domain-containing protein — protein sequence MDASATPAPDPAAPAPAGPPYPGTRPAPGAPGSGQPPPRTPARASRLRGLLAPAGVMAVVVGAFGYVAAVDPNESGHYPACPLLRFTGVFCPGCGGLRSAHAFAHGDLATAFGANAAAVLGYAVFAAVWLLWVVRAAQGRQLRIGLTNTHWWAVGAALLVFSVVRNLPFGSALAP from the coding sequence GTGGACGCCTCAGCTACCCCCGCCCCGGACCCCGCCGCCCCCGCACCCGCCGGTCCGCCGTACCCCGGAACCCGGCCGGCGCCGGGCGCACCGGGCAGCGGGCAGCCGCCCCCGCGGACCCCCGCCCGGGCCTCCCGGCTCCGCGGCCTCCTCGCTCCCGCGGGCGTCATGGCGGTCGTCGTCGGCGCGTTCGGCTACGTGGCCGCGGTGGACCCCAACGAGTCCGGTCACTACCCGGCCTGCCCCCTGCTCCGCTTCACCGGGGTGTTCTGCCCCGGCTGCGGAGGGCTGCGCAGCGCCCACGCCTTCGCCCACGGCGACCTCGCCACCGCGTTCGGCGCCAACGCGGCCGCGGTCCTCGGCTACGCCGTCTTCGCGGCGGTGTGGCTGCTCTGGGTGGTCCGGGCCGCTCAGGGCAGGCAGCTGCGGATCGGTCTGACGAACACGCACTGGTGGGCGGTCGGCGCCGCCCTCCTGGTCTTCTCCGTCGTACGGAACCTGCCGTTCGGCTCCGCCCTGGCCCCGTGA
- the trpC gene encoding indole-3-glycerol phosphate synthase TrpC, which produces MSVLDEIIDGVRADLAERQARVSLDELKERAARAPRAKDGVAALRGEGVTVICEVKRSSPSKGALAAIADPAALAADYEAGGASVISVLTEERRFGGSLADLEAVRAKVDIPVLRKDFIVTSYQLWEARAYGADLALLIVAALDQEALVSLIERAESIGLTPLVEAHDEEEAERAVAAGAKIVGVNARNLKDLKVDRSTFERVAPEIPDHIVKVAESGVRGPHDLIAYANAGADAVLVGESLVTGRDPKAAVADLVAAGAHPALRHGRG; this is translated from the coding sequence GTGAGTGTGCTCGACGAGATCATCGACGGCGTCCGCGCCGACCTCGCGGAGCGGCAGGCGCGCGTCAGCCTCGACGAGCTCAAGGAACGCGCCGCGCGCGCCCCCCGGGCCAAGGACGGGGTCGCCGCCCTGCGCGGCGAGGGCGTGACCGTCATCTGCGAGGTCAAGCGCTCCAGCCCTTCCAAGGGCGCCCTGGCCGCCATCGCCGACCCGGCCGCGCTCGCCGCGGACTACGAGGCCGGCGGCGCGTCCGTCATCTCCGTACTCACCGAGGAGCGCCGCTTCGGCGGGTCCCTCGCCGACCTGGAGGCCGTCCGCGCCAAGGTCGACATCCCCGTCCTGCGCAAGGACTTCATCGTCACCTCCTACCAGCTGTGGGAGGCGCGCGCGTACGGCGCCGACCTCGCCCTGCTGATCGTCGCCGCCCTCGACCAGGAGGCCCTGGTCTCCCTCATCGAGCGCGCCGAGTCGATCGGCCTGACGCCGCTGGTCGAGGCCCACGACGAGGAGGAGGCCGAGCGCGCCGTGGCCGCCGGGGCGAAGATCGTCGGAGTGAACGCCCGCAACCTGAAGGACCTGAAGGTCGACCGCTCCACCTTCGAGCGGGTCGCCCCCGAGATCCCCGACCACATCGTCAAGGTCGCCGAGTCCGGCGTCCGCGGTCCGCACGACCTCATCGCCTACGCCAACGCCGGCGCCGACGCGGTGCTGGTGGGCGAGTCGCTGGTCACCGGCCGCGACCCCAAGGCGGCCGTGGCCGACCTGGTCGCCGCCGGAGCCCACCCGGCGCTCCGCCACGGACGGGGCTGA
- the trpM gene encoding tryptophan biosynthesis modulator TrpM has protein sequence MCPVAAPAREPHAPLARGCRPRGCRAPARRVHGRRVRYVIGDEPGQVNGMRWRPGSAP, from the coding sequence CTGTGCCCCGTGGCCGCCCCGGCCAGGGAGCCGCACGCCCCGCTGGCGCGCGGCTGCCGGCCGCGCGGCTGCCGCGCGCCCGCCCGGCGCGTGCACGGACGGCGGGTGCGGTACGTGATCGGCGACGAGCCGGGACAGGTCAACGGGATGCGATGGCGCCCGGGGTCCGCGCCGTAG
- the paaK gene encoding phenylacetate--CoA ligase PaaK, with protein MSTEPKGVAAPARTAAGHRPARLGDALPEDLLDGAERLDAQELRALQLGRLRSTLRHAYDNVELYRRKFDAAGVAPEDCRTPEDLARFPFTTKADLRETYPFGMFAVPMEDVRRVHASSGTTGRPTVVGYTERDLSVWADLVARSIRAAGGRPGHKVHISYGYGLFTGGLGAHYGAERAGCTVIPASGGMTARQVQIITDFEPEIIMVTPSYMLTLLDEFERQGVDPRGTSLKVGIFGAEPWTEEMRREIEDRMDIHAVDIYGLSEVMGPGVAQECAETKDGLHVWEDHFYPEVVDPFETAVLPEGERGELVLTSLTKEALPVIRYRTRDLTRLLPGTARPAFRRIEKITGRSDDMIILRGVNVFPTQIEEIVLRTPAVAPHFQLELTRRGRMDRMTVRVEARPGAGAGQREAAAEAIAQGVKDGVGVSVEVTVVEPETLERSLGKIHRIKDLRGT; from the coding sequence ATGAGTACCGAACCGAAGGGCGTGGCGGCTCCGGCGCGGACGGCCGCGGGGCACCGCCCCGCCCGCCTGGGGGATGCCCTCCCCGAGGACCTCCTGGACGGCGCCGAGCGCCTTGACGCGCAGGAGCTGAGGGCGCTTCAGCTCGGCCGCCTCAGATCGACCCTCCGTCACGCGTACGACAACGTGGAGCTGTACCGGCGGAAGTTCGACGCGGCCGGGGTCGCCCCGGAGGACTGCCGCACGCCGGAGGACCTGGCGCGTTTCCCCTTCACCACCAAGGCCGACCTGCGGGAGACCTACCCCTTCGGCATGTTCGCCGTGCCCATGGAGGACGTACGGCGCGTCCACGCCTCCAGCGGCACCACCGGCCGCCCCACGGTCGTCGGCTACACCGAGCGGGACCTGTCCGTCTGGGCGGACCTGGTCGCCCGCTCCATCAGGGCGGCGGGCGGGCGCCCCGGGCACAAGGTCCACATCTCCTACGGCTACGGGCTGTTCACCGGCGGCCTGGGGGCGCACTACGGGGCCGAGCGCGCCGGATGCACCGTGATCCCGGCCTCCGGCGGCATGACGGCACGGCAGGTCCAGATCATCACGGACTTCGAGCCCGAGATCATCATGGTCACGCCGTCCTACATGCTCACCCTGCTCGACGAGTTCGAGCGGCAGGGCGTCGACCCGCGCGGCACCTCCCTGAAGGTGGGCATCTTCGGGGCCGAGCCGTGGACGGAGGAGATGCGACGGGAGATCGAGGACCGCATGGACATCCACGCGGTCGACATATACGGCCTCTCCGAGGTCATGGGCCCCGGCGTCGCGCAGGAGTGCGCCGAGACCAAGGACGGTCTGCACGTCTGGGAGGACCACTTCTACCCCGAGGTGGTCGATCCCTTCGAGACCGCCGTCCTGCCCGAGGGGGAACGAGGCGAGCTGGTCCTCACCTCCCTCACCAAGGAGGCGCTGCCGGTCATCCGCTACCGGACCCGTGATCTGACCCGGCTGCTGCCGGGGACCGCGCGGCCCGCGTTCCGCAGGATCGAGAAGATCACCGGCCGCAGCGACGACATGATCATCCTGCGGGGGGTGAACGTCTTCCCCACCCAGATCGAGGAGATCGTGCTGCGCACGCCCGCCGTCGCGCCGCACTTCCAGCTGGAGCTCACCCGCCGTGGGCGGATGGACCGGATGACGGTGCGCGTCGAGGCCCGGCCCGGGGCCGGGGCCGGGCAGCGCGAGGCGGCGGCGGAGGCGATCGCGCAGGGTGTGAAGGACGGTGTGGGGGTGAGCGTCGAGGTGACGGTCGTGGAGCCGGAGACCCTGGAGCGCTCGCTCGGCAAGATCCACCGCATCAAGGACCTGCGCGGCACCTGA